The following proteins are encoded in a genomic region of Bradyrhizobium sp. SK17:
- a CDS encoding ABC transporter substrate-binding protein, translating into MKTISIAGAVVALALGSAPCFAKELKSIGISLGSLGNPFFVALSKGAEFEARKTNPNIKITTVGFEYDLGKQVTQIDNFIAAGVDLILLNPGDPKAVGPAIRKAQAAGIIVVAVDTAAEGADATVTTNNVQAGEISCQYIVDKLGGKGDVIIENGPQVSAVIDRVTGCKNVLGKNPGIKVLSSDQDGKGSREGGLTVAQGYLTRFAKIDAIFAINDPQAIGTDLAARQQNRSGIIITAVDGAPDIEAALKDPAAQQIQASASQDPFFMARRAVQIGVGLLNGQKPASTVELLPSKLVTRANIAEYKGWTSDRSQ; encoded by the coding sequence ATGAAGACGATCTCGATTGCCGGCGCTGTCGTGGCGCTCGCCCTCGGCTCTGCGCCGTGCTTCGCCAAGGAGCTGAAGTCGATCGGCATCTCGCTGGGCTCGCTGGGCAACCCGTTCTTCGTCGCCCTGTCGAAGGGCGCCGAGTTCGAGGCCAGGAAAACCAACCCCAACATCAAGATCACGACGGTCGGCTTTGAATACGATCTCGGCAAGCAGGTGACCCAGATCGACAATTTCATCGCCGCCGGCGTCGACCTGATCCTGCTCAATCCGGGCGATCCCAAGGCTGTTGGCCCAGCGATCAGGAAGGCGCAGGCGGCAGGCATCATCGTCGTTGCCGTCGACACCGCTGCCGAAGGCGCCGATGCCACTGTCACCACCAACAATGTCCAGGCCGGCGAGATTTCCTGCCAGTACATCGTCGACAAGCTCGGCGGCAAGGGCGACGTGATCATCGAGAACGGGCCGCAGGTCTCCGCAGTGATCGACCGCGTGACCGGCTGCAAGAACGTGCTTGGCAAGAATCCCGGCATCAAGGTGCTGTCCAGCGACCAGGACGGCAAGGGTTCGCGCGAAGGCGGCCTGACGGTGGCTCAGGGCTATCTGACCCGCTTCGCCAAGATCGATGCGATCTTCGCCATCAACGATCCGCAGGCGATCGGCACCGATCTCGCCGCGCGCCAGCAGAACCGCAGCGGCATCATCATCACTGCCGTCGATGGCGCGCCCGACATCGAGGCCGCGCTGAAGGATCCCGCCGCGCAGCAGATCCAGGCCTCGGCCTCGCAGGATCCGTTCTTCATGGCACGCCGCGCCGTGCAGATCGGCGTCGGCCTGCTCAACGGCCAGAAGCCCGCATCGACCGTCGAACTGCTGCCGTCAAAGCTGGTGACGCGCGCCAATATCGCCGAATACAAGGGCTGGACCTCGGACCGTTCGCAATAG
- a CDS encoding TetR/AcrR family transcriptional regulator, producing the protein MMEGSNAKRGQRSRRRRGGRPTKAEAALVEDRLLAIAAELFARDGYAATSVERVASMCGAGKDTIYRRYASKRALFNAVLERSRKRIMARLDDLGAGSAEQDSLAQLRELTSCLLDINLDPELIAFKRIALSEMLIADSDRVGPEADAISDLLRAGVVQAQKDRHLVAADATFLTNHLINSIIVGPTTLAMFGYKPLPPADRKAYFKKAWKLFLGGAAATGSSD; encoded by the coding sequence ATGATGGAAGGCAGTAACGCGAAACGAGGCCAGCGAAGCCGAAGAAGACGTGGCGGCCGGCCGACCAAAGCCGAAGCGGCGCTCGTCGAGGATCGCCTCCTCGCGATCGCCGCCGAACTGTTCGCAAGGGACGGCTACGCCGCAACATCGGTCGAGCGCGTGGCGTCGATGTGCGGCGCCGGCAAAGACACGATCTATCGGCGCTACGCATCGAAACGCGCCTTGTTCAACGCCGTTTTGGAGCGCAGCCGCAAGCGCATCATGGCCCGCCTTGACGATCTCGGAGCCGGTAGTGCGGAGCAGGACAGCCTCGCTCAGCTCAGGGAGCTGACGAGTTGCCTGCTCGATATCAATCTCGATCCCGAGTTGATTGCGTTCAAGCGGATTGCCTTGAGCGAGATGCTGATCGCCGACAGCGATCGCGTCGGCCCCGAGGCGGATGCGATCTCCGATCTGCTGCGCGCGGGCGTCGTGCAGGCACAGAAGGACCGGCATCTGGTTGCCGCCGATGCCACCTTCCTGACAAATCACCTCATCAACAGCATCATCGTCGGCCCCACGACGCTGGCCATGTTCGGCTACAAGCCGCTGCCGCCGGCGGATCGAAAGGCCTATTTCAAGAAGGCATGGAAACTGTTTCTCGGCGGTGCTGCTGCCACCGGCAGCTCCGACTGA
- a CDS encoding TonB-dependent siderophore receptor codes for MGVSKDAQASWKAALLLSAAAMPALNWPAHAQSSILPPVSVEAPQVRRATRAVIAPRPHAAPRRTARPLLQQGQVGAVVARGVSATAGRTDTRDRVFATSQSTATKTSTPVLETPQSISTVTRHQLDEQNPQTVGNALRYTAGVLSEVDATSRYDSVFLRGFGAFGTATNFVSFLDGLKLPRGQAFAVTSIDAFLLDRIDVIKGPSAVLYGQISPGGLVNLVSRQPSEVPYNEARIEGGSFGRIQSGITSQGYLDAAKQWLYSISAIGRMSDTRYDGVEEQRVGVAPAITWRPDADTQLTISGFYQRDPKGGYFNSLYPQSLAPAAYRPYLNRNLNIGDPGFERFEREQTGFGYVFDRRLNDVVSVHSALRYSQVDTDLRAIQMVGPITAAGTIPRAAIGSTEHATGLAADNRLRFDFMTSGIDHTVLAGVDQQNARSSWLYQFGAASSLDVVNPAYNQPVGALAPFINNDQTLSQTGVYVQDQMKFGGFRLTLGTRHDWTEQKTDNRLNGTSQGQDSDKQTYRAGLLYLFDNGLAPYASYSTSFEPVIGVGSNGLPFAPTTGEQYEAGLKYKPTFADMLFTAAVFDLRQRNILTPSTVPGFSVQQGEVRSQGVELEARARVTETIEIIAASTFLDTRVTQSTDLLAIGKRPQAVPKHFESVWANYSFLNGGLAGLTIGGGVRSVGSSYGDDVNSLVSPGYVVFDAAVRYDLVNLVRAWKGAEVTLNVTNLFDKSYYTSCSSNFYCQFGNGRLVLAGLRYRW; via the coding sequence ATGGGTGTTTCGAAGGACGCGCAGGCATCGTGGAAGGCGGCGCTGCTGCTCAGCGCTGCGGCGATGCCGGCACTGAACTGGCCGGCTCATGCTCAGAGTTCGATTCTGCCGCCGGTGAGCGTCGAGGCCCCCCAGGTGCGGCGAGCGACCCGCGCGGTGATTGCGCCGCGTCCGCACGCGGCTCCTCGTCGAACCGCGCGTCCGTTGCTGCAACAGGGACAGGTCGGAGCGGTGGTCGCGCGCGGCGTCTCGGCGACGGCAGGCCGAACCGACACGCGTGATCGGGTGTTCGCAACCAGCCAGTCGACCGCGACGAAGACGTCCACGCCTGTCCTGGAGACGCCGCAGTCGATTTCGACGGTGACCCGTCACCAGCTCGACGAGCAGAATCCGCAGACTGTCGGCAACGCGCTGCGATACACCGCCGGCGTGCTCTCCGAGGTCGACGCCACGTCGCGCTACGACAGCGTCTTCCTGCGCGGCTTCGGAGCGTTCGGCACAGCGACCAACTTCGTCAGCTTTCTCGACGGGCTGAAACTGCCGCGCGGGCAGGCATTCGCGGTGACGTCGATCGATGCGTTCCTGCTCGATCGTATCGACGTCATCAAGGGACCGTCGGCCGTATTGTACGGACAGATCAGCCCGGGCGGTCTGGTCAATCTGGTCAGCCGCCAGCCGAGCGAAGTCCCCTATAACGAGGCCCGCATCGAGGGCGGCAGCTTTGGCCGGATCCAGAGCGGCATCACCAGCCAGGGATATCTGGATGCCGCCAAGCAATGGCTTTACAGCATCAGCGCCATCGGCCGGATGTCCGACACCAGGTATGACGGCGTCGAGGAGCAGCGCGTCGGCGTCGCGCCGGCGATCACGTGGCGCCCCGATGCCGATACCCAGCTGACGATATCGGGATTCTATCAGCGCGACCCGAAGGGCGGCTATTTCAACTCGCTCTACCCGCAATCGCTGGCGCCCGCGGCCTATCGGCCGTATCTGAATCGAAACCTCAATATCGGTGATCCCGGGTTCGAACGCTTCGAGCGCGAGCAGACTGGCTTCGGCTATGTTTTCGATCGGCGCCTGAACGATGTCGTCAGCGTCCATTCGGCCTTGCGGTATTCGCAGGTCGATACCGATCTCCGCGCCATTCAGATGGTCGGGCCGATCACGGCGGCCGGGACTATTCCGCGTGCCGCGATCGGATCGACGGAGCATGCGACGGGGCTGGCGGCGGACAACCGGTTGCGCTTCGACTTCATGACGTCAGGCATCGATCATACCGTGCTGGCAGGCGTCGATCAGCAGAATGCCAGGAGCTCGTGGCTCTATCAGTTCGGCGCCGCGAGCTCGCTCGACGTGGTCAACCCAGCCTACAACCAGCCGGTCGGAGCCTTGGCTCCGTTCATCAACAACGACCAGACGCTGTCGCAGACCGGCGTCTATGTTCAGGATCAGATGAAGTTCGGCGGCTTCCGCCTCACGCTCGGGACGAGGCATGACTGGACCGAGCAGAAGACCGACAATCGGCTCAACGGCACGTCACAAGGCCAGGACAGCGACAAGCAGACCTATCGGGCTGGCCTGCTCTATCTCTTCGACAATGGCCTGGCGCCCTATGCAAGCTATTCGACATCGTTCGAACCCGTGATCGGCGTCGGCAGCAACGGCTTGCCGTTTGCGCCGACCACCGGCGAGCAGTATGAGGCGGGCCTGAAATACAAGCCGACCTTCGCCGACATGCTGTTCACCGCGGCCGTGTTCGATCTGCGCCAGCGCAACATCCTGACGCCGTCGACGGTGCCCGGCTTCAGCGTGCAGCAGGGCGAGGTCCGGTCGCAGGGTGTCGAGCTCGAGGCGCGGGCCAGGGTGACCGAGACCATCGAGATCATTGCGGCATCGACCTTCCTCGACACCAGGGTAACGCAATCGACCGATCTGCTGGCGATCGGCAAACGGCCTCAGGCCGTGCCCAAGCATTTCGAATCGGTCTGGGCCAACTACAGCTTCCTGAACGGGGGCTTGGCCGGCTTGACCATTGGCGGCGGCGTACGGTCGGTCGGCTCGAGCTATGGTGACGACGTCAACAGCCTCGTCTCGCCGGGATATGTCGTGTTCGACGCGGCCGTGCGTTATGACCTCGTCAATTTGGTGCGCGCCTGGAAGGGGGCCGAGGTCACCCTCAACGTCACCAACCTGTTCGACAAGAGCTACTACACGAGTTGTAGCTCGAACTTCTACTGCCAGTTCGGCAATGGCCGGCTGGTGCTCGCCGGCTTGCGTTACCGCTGGTGA
- a CDS encoding MBL fold metallo-hydrolase, translated as MPLWTCEQCGAQFPEAASPPSSCPICEDERQYVNWEGQAWLTREELAQRHRLVWRDDLGLVGIALAPSFAIGQRALLVPDRGGCVMWDCVPLATEEAIAHVKSLGGLNAIAISHPHYYGAVADWSAAFDDAPIYLHGDDAQWVTRPYPSIVPWQGDSHRISDDILLVRGGGHFAGATMLHWRKGADGRGALLTGDIAMVAMDRRSVSFMYSYPNYIPLNATLVRGVARAVAPLAFDRIYGAWWGKNIAADAKAAFDRSVERYIAAISG; from the coding sequence ATGCCCTTGTGGACCTGCGAACAATGCGGCGCGCAATTTCCTGAAGCCGCATCGCCGCCGTCGTCGTGCCCGATCTGCGAGGACGAGCGGCAATATGTGAACTGGGAGGGGCAGGCGTGGCTGACGCGCGAGGAGCTCGCGCAGCGGCATCGGCTGGTCTGGCGCGACGATCTCGGTCTCGTCGGGATCGCGCTCGCGCCGTCATTCGCGATCGGGCAACGTGCGCTGCTGGTGCCCGACCGCGGCGGCTGCGTGATGTGGGACTGCGTGCCGCTGGCGACAGAGGAGGCAATCGCGCATGTCAAGTCACTCGGCGGGCTGAACGCGATCGCGATCTCGCACCCGCATTATTATGGCGCGGTCGCCGACTGGAGCGCGGCGTTCGATGACGCGCCGATCTATCTGCACGGCGACGATGCGCAGTGGGTGACGCGGCCCTATCCGTCGATCGTGCCGTGGCAGGGCGACAGCCATCGCATCTCCGACGACATCCTGTTGGTGCGCGGCGGCGGGCATTTCGCCGGCGCCACCATGCTGCATTGGCGCAAGGGGGCGGACGGGCGCGGTGCACTGCTGACTGGCGACATCGCGATGGTGGCGATGGACCGCCGCTCGGTCAGCTTCATGTACTCCTATCCGAACTACATCCCGCTCAATGCCACGCTGGTCCGCGGCGTCGCGCGGGCGGTCGCGCCGCTGGCCTTCGACCGCATCTATGGCGCGTGGTGGGGCAAGAACATTGCCGCCGACGCCAAGGCGGCATTCGACCGTTCGGTGGAGCGCTATATCGCTGCGATCTCGGGTTGA
- the htpG gene encoding molecular chaperone HtpG produces the protein MTTTAAAESQPFQAEVAELLHLMVHSVYSETDIFLRELISNASDACDKLRYEAIANHGLIGDGTPPEIRIVPNKAANTLSVVDTGIGMERQELIDNLGTIARSGTKSFLSKLTEAKDGANLIGQFGVGFYAAFMVAEKIVVTSRRAGSDEVWVWTSEGGSGFEIAPASEAAAQRVARGTEIVLHLKKDAAKYLEAYEIERIVREYSDNIQFPILLVPEEGEPRQINSASALWQRSKSELTPEDYAQAYKQIAGAFDEPAMTLHYRAEGRQSYAVLLFAPSEKPFDLFQVERKGRVKLYVRRVFIADDAELLPAYLRFIRGVIDSEDLPLNISREMLQNNPQLAQIRRAITGRVIGEFETLSEKEPETFAKIWDAFGSVIKEGIYEDFERREKLLALACFTTTVGEKRSLKQYVDDFKPNQTEIYYLVGDSVERLKSNPKLESARARGIEVLLLTDPVDAFWTSAPLEFGGKPLKSLSQGDVDFGLIPLVDDKDDKKDEPAADAATTIAVIKDALGERVSDVRASQRLTSSASCLVAGGDARDRALERLLAQQNRGELTKPVLEINLHHPLVAALATDTAQAKDLSLLLFEQAQILDGEMPDDPAAFASRLNQLVLRGLGK, from the coding sequence ATGACCACCACTGCTGCCGCCGAATCCCAGCCGTTCCAGGCCGAGGTTGCCGAATTGCTGCACCTGATGGTGCATTCGGTCTATTCCGAGACCGACATCTTCCTGCGCGAATTGATCTCGAACGCGTCGGATGCCTGCGACAAGCTGCGCTATGAGGCGATCGCCAATCACGGCCTGATCGGCGACGGTACGCCGCCGGAGATCAGGATCGTGCCCAACAAGGCGGCGAACACGCTGTCCGTGGTCGATACCGGCATCGGCATGGAGCGCCAGGAGCTGATCGACAATCTCGGCACCATCGCGCGCTCCGGCACTAAATCGTTCCTGTCGAAGCTGACTGAGGCCAAGGACGGCGCCAATCTGATCGGCCAGTTCGGCGTCGGCTTCTATGCGGCCTTCATGGTCGCCGAGAAGATCGTCGTCACCAGCCGTCGCGCCGGTTCCGACGAGGTGTGGGTGTGGACGTCGGAAGGCGGCAGCGGTTTCGAGATCGCTCCCGCCAGCGAGGCGGCCGCGCAGCGCGTCGCGCGCGGCACCGAGATCGTGCTGCACCTGAAGAAGGACGCCGCAAAATACCTCGAGGCCTACGAGATCGAGCGCATCGTCCGCGAATATTCCGACAACATCCAGTTTCCGATCCTCCTGGTGCCGGAGGAGGGCGAGCCGCGCCAGATCAACTCGGCGAGCGCGCTGTGGCAGCGCTCGAAATCCGAGCTCACGCCGGAGGACTACGCGCAGGCCTACAAGCAGATCGCGGGGGCGTTCGACGAGCCGGCGATGACGCTGCACTACCGTGCCGAGGGCCGCCAGTCCTACGCGGTGCTGCTGTTCGCGCCGTCGGAGAAGCCGTTCGACCTGTTCCAGGTCGAACGCAAGGGCAGGGTGAAGCTCTATGTCCGCCGCGTCTTCATCGCCGACGACGCCGAGCTGTTGCCGGCATATCTGCGCTTCATCCGCGGCGTAATCGACAGCGAGGACCTGCCGCTCAACATCTCGCGCGAGATGTTGCAGAACAATCCGCAGCTCGCCCAGATCCGCAGGGCGATCACCGGTCGCGTGATCGGCGAGTTCGAGACGCTGAGCGAGAAGGAGCCGGAGACCTTCGCCAAGATCTGGGACGCGTTCGGCTCCGTGATCAAGGAAGGCATCTACGAGGATTTCGAGCGCCGCGAGAAATTGCTGGCGCTGGCATGCTTCACCACGACGGTGGGCGAGAAGCGCTCGCTGAAGCAGTATGTCGACGATTTCAAGCCGAACCAGACCGAGATCTATTACCTGGTCGGCGACAGCGTCGAGCGGCTGAAGTCGAACCCGAAGCTGGAATCGGCGCGTGCCCGCGGCATCGAGGTGCTGCTCTTGACCGATCCGGTCGATGCGTTCTGGACCTCGGCGCCGCTCGAGTTCGGCGGCAAGCCGTTGAAGTCGCTGAGCCAGGGCGATGTCGATTTCGGCCTGATCCCGCTCGTCGACGACAAGGACGACAAGAAGGACGAGCCCGCGGCCGATGCCGCGACCACGATCGCGGTGATCAAGGATGCGCTCGGTGAACGCGTCTCCGACGTCCGCGCCTCGCAGCGGCTGACCTCGAGCGCGTCGTGCCTGGTCGCCGGCGGCGATGCGCGTGACCGCGCGCTGGAGCGGCTGCTCGCCCAGCAGAACCGCGGCGAGCTCACCAAGCCGGTGCTCGAGATCAACCTGCACCATCCGCTGGTCGCAGCGCTCGCGACCGACACGGCGCAGGCCAAGGACCTCTCGCTCCTGCTGTTCGAGCAGGCGCAGATCCTCGACGGCGAGATGCCCGATGATCCCGCCGCCTTCGCCAGCCGCCTGAACCAGCTCGTGCTGCGCGGGCTGGGGAAGTAG
- a CDS encoding DUF2278 family protein, with amino-acid sequence MTLAYGFVKTKVTSEPSLKPSRHGHETQYHLHCNLDVDGEQWDVAINVGTNDADDLLKYKLVFDFRHPIIQTLAAAGGGSQDLTGQKKLPALDFLRSNLLDNTGKWRDSDVMDGSDDTEPAATLRRLLSRAHQESRDVYIFGRFYAQGNGLHDVHLNQGSTKGFIHRPGDDSNDHNDIWQDGAVMVDLGEPEWAAYVSAFTQQLVPTDDLGNPQPDAATIG; translated from the coding sequence GTGACCCTCGCCTACGGATTCGTCAAGACCAAGGTGACCTCCGAGCCCTCATTGAAGCCGTCGCGCCACGGGCACGAGACGCAATATCACCTGCATTGCAATCTCGATGTCGACGGCGAGCAATGGGACGTTGCGATCAATGTCGGCACCAATGACGCGGACGATCTATTGAAATACAAGCTGGTGTTCGACTTCCGCCATCCGATCATCCAGACGCTTGCGGCCGCGGGCGGCGGTTCGCAGGACCTGACCGGGCAGAAGAAATTGCCGGCGCTGGATTTCCTGCGCAGCAATCTACTCGACAACACCGGCAAATGGCGCGACAGCGACGTGATGGACGGTTCCGACGACACCGAGCCGGCGGCGACGCTGAGGCGGCTGTTGTCGCGCGCGCATCAGGAAAGCCGCGACGTCTACATCTTCGGCCGCTTCTACGCGCAGGGCAACGGCCTGCACGACGTCCATCTCAACCAGGGCTCGACCAAGGGCTTCATCCATCGCCCGGGCGATGATTCCAACGACCACAACGACATCTGGCAGGACGGCGCCGTCATGGTCGATCTCGGCGAGCCGGAATGGGCGGCCTATGTCTCGGCCTTCACCCAGCAGCTGGTGCCGACCGACGATCTCGGCAATCCGCAGCCGGACGCCGCCACGATCGGCTGA
- the zigA gene encoding zinc metallochaperone GTPase ZigA: protein MQKLPVTILSGFLGAGKTTLLNHVLNNRHGLKVAVIVNDMSEVNIDADLVRDGGANLSRTDEKLVEMSNGCICCTLRDDLLKEVRALAESRRFDYLLIESTGISEPLPVAATFEFRDEHGESLSDVARLDTMVTVVDAANLLKDYASTDFLSQRGEALDGDKRTLVDLLVEQIEFADVIVLNKIDAATPAQREAARTIVRALNPDADIVEASFANIPFDRVLDTGRFDHERAQQHPLWHKELYGFAEHVPETEEYGITSFVYRARRPFDPVRFHAFLRESWQGVIRAKGHFWIATRPDWCGEMSQAGAIVRTEGLGSWWAAIPRERWPDHPDWHLMMQRSWNDHYGDRRQELVFIGSGMNEDDIRRRLDACLVTGKPGMDPQAWQQLRDPFPLWRRAGEAA, encoded by the coding sequence ATGCAAAAACTCCCCGTCACCATCTTGTCCGGCTTCCTCGGGGCTGGAAAGACCACTTTGCTGAACCACGTCCTGAACAACCGCCACGGCCTGAAAGTAGCGGTGATTGTGAACGACATGAGCGAGGTGAACATCGACGCCGACCTCGTTCGCGATGGCGGTGCGAACCTGTCCCGGACTGACGAGAAGCTGGTCGAGATGAGCAACGGCTGCATCTGCTGCACGCTGCGCGACGATCTCCTGAAGGAGGTGCGCGCGCTGGCCGAGAGCCGCCGCTTCGACTATCTGCTGATCGAATCGACCGGCATCTCCGAGCCGCTGCCGGTCGCCGCGACCTTCGAGTTTCGCGACGAGCATGGCGAGAGCCTGTCCGACGTCGCCCGGCTCGACACCATGGTCACGGTGGTCGATGCCGCCAATCTGCTGAAGGACTATGCTTCGACCGACTTCCTCTCCCAGCGCGGCGAGGCGCTCGACGGCGACAAGCGCACACTGGTCGATCTCCTGGTCGAGCAGATCGAGTTCGCCGACGTCATCGTGTTGAACAAGATCGATGCGGCGACGCCGGCGCAGCGCGAGGCCGCCCGCACCATCGTGCGCGCGCTCAACCCGGATGCCGACATCGTCGAGGCGAGCTTCGCGAACATCCCGTTCGACCGCGTGCTCGACACCGGCCGCTTCGACCATGAGCGCGCGCAGCAGCATCCGCTCTGGCACAAGGAGCTCTATGGCTTCGCCGAGCATGTGCCGGAGACCGAGGAATACGGCATCACGAGCTTCGTCTATCGCGCGCGGCGTCCGTTCGATCCGGTGCGCTTCCACGCTTTCCTGCGCGAGAGCTGGCAGGGCGTGATCCGCGCCAAGGGCCATTTCTGGATCGCAACCCGACCGGATTGGTGCGGCGAGATGAGCCAGGCCGGCGCGATCGTGCGCACCGAAGGGCTCGGCTCCTGGTGGGCCGCGATCCCGCGCGAGCGCTGGCCGGATCATCCCGATTGGCACCTGATGATGCAGCGGAGCTGGAACGACCACTATGGCGATCGCCGCCAGGAGCTCGTCTTCATCGGCTCCGGGATGAACGAGGACGATATTCGCCGCCGCCTCGATGCCTGCCTCGTCACCGGCAAGCCCGGCATGGACCCGCAGGCGTGGCAACAGCTTCGCGATCCGTTTCCACTGTGGCGGAGGGCGGGCGAGGCAGCGTGA
- a CDS encoding DUF3095 domain-containing protein, producing the protein MAVGSEVFYGGIPVFRSFAKLMDPALYAPLPGDWSVGVADIVESTKAIAAQRYKAVNMAGAAVVASVTNALEGREFPFVFGGDGASFAVAPADLASARTALAATARWVRDDLDLVLRVALVPMSAIRSVGADVRVARFGPSANLSYAMFSGGGLAYADAAMKRGEFAIDPAPEGTQPDLSGLSCRFEVMPSARGVILSVLVLPAQAADPAAFRKAIEDIVARVEKSPDAGRPVPASGPPLRWPPQGMEYEARARRGGPLVLRRAAVLAFTLWAYALMRFNIPVGKFVPKTYVRQLVENSDFRKFDDGLRMILDCTPELAAELAQRLAAAAAQGIVRYGLHEQDAAMMTCFTPSVMRADHVHFIDGARGGYASAATALKARAVTPA; encoded by the coding sequence ATGGCTGTTGGCAGCGAGGTCTTCTACGGCGGGATTCCGGTGTTTCGCAGCTTCGCGAAGCTGATGGATCCCGCGCTGTATGCGCCGCTGCCGGGTGACTGGTCGGTCGGCGTCGCCGATATCGTCGAGTCCACCAAGGCGATCGCGGCGCAGCGCTACAAGGCGGTCAACATGGCCGGCGCCGCGGTGGTTGCCTCGGTCACCAATGCGCTGGAGGGCCGCGAATTCCCGTTCGTGTTCGGAGGCGATGGCGCCAGCTTCGCGGTCGCGCCAGCCGATCTCGCCAGCGCGCGCACGGCGCTGGCCGCCACCGCGCGCTGGGTGCGCGACGACCTAGACCTCGTGCTGCGCGTGGCGCTGGTGCCGATGTCCGCAATCCGCTCCGTGGGCGCCGACGTCCGCGTCGCGCGGTTCGGACCGTCGGCCAATCTGTCCTATGCGATGTTCTCCGGGGGCGGGCTTGCCTACGCCGACGCCGCGATGAAGCGCGGCGAGTTCGCGATCGATCCGGCGCCCGAGGGTACGCAGCCCGATCTGTCGGGCCTGTCCTGCCGCTTCGAGGTGATGCCGTCAGCGCGCGGTGTCATCCTCTCGGTGCTGGTGCTGCCGGCGCAAGCAGCCGATCCCGCCGCCTTCCGCAAGGCGATCGAGGACATCGTCGCCCGCGTCGAGAAGAGCCCCGATGCCGGACGGCCGGTGCCCGCAAGTGGCCCGCCGCTGCGCTGGCCGCCGCAGGGCATGGAGTATGAAGCGCGCGCCCGGCGCGGCGGCCCGCTGGTGCTGCGGCGCGCCGCCGTGCTCGCATTCACGCTGTGGGCCTACGCGCTGATGCGCTTCAACATTCCGGTCGGCAAGTTCGTGCCGAAGACCTATGTGCGGCAGCTGGTCGAGAACTCCGACTTCCGCAAATTCGACGACGGCCTGCGCATGATCCTGGACTGTACGCCGGAGCTCGCCGCCGAGCTCGCGCAGCGCCTCGCCGCCGCCGCGGCGCAGGGCATCGTGCGCTACGGCCTGCACGAGCAGGATGCCGCGATGATGACCTGCTTCACACCGTCGGTGATGCGCGCCGACCACGTCCATTTCATCGATGGCGCCCGTGGCGGCTACGCCTCCGCCGCCACTGCGCTGAAGGCACGCGCGGTTACTCCCGCATAG
- a CDS encoding class I SAM-dependent methyltransferase, which yields MHDVDHIYSRLRQSGHPGWGGEHHSRRLEGWASMVARLVAEPMFPRAPAQLLELGTGNGMVASLFAQRGYAVEGIDISREAIGWARELFIAASLAGAFHHGDICAMPFDAGRFDIAIDGNCLHCLIGADRRRGLAEVKRVLRPRGMLLVSTMCGLPKSDGARAQYDAATRTLRKDGFTYRTLLPAEDIACEIAAAGFQIISQEIAENSWWDHLTLLAMRE from the coding sequence TTGCACGACGTCGACCATATCTATTCACGGCTGCGCCAGAGCGGTCATCCCGGATGGGGCGGTGAGCATCATTCACGACGCCTCGAAGGATGGGCCAGCATGGTTGCGCGGCTTGTCGCAGAGCCTATGTTTCCGCGCGCGCCGGCGCAGTTGCTCGAGCTCGGCACGGGCAACGGCATGGTCGCCTCGCTATTCGCGCAGCGCGGCTACGCGGTGGAGGGCATCGACATCTCGCGGGAAGCCATCGGCTGGGCGCGGGAGCTGTTCATCGCCGCTTCACTCGCGGGAGCATTTCACCACGGCGATATCTGCGCCATGCCGTTCGACGCTGGCAGATTCGACATTGCGATCGACGGCAATTGCCTGCATTGCCTGATCGGTGCGGATCGCCGGCGCGGACTCGCCGAGGTCAAGCGGGTGCTGCGACCGCGCGGCATGCTTCTCGTCAGCACGATGTGCGGCCTGCCGAAATCAGACGGTGCTCGCGCGCAATATGATGCCGCGACCCGCACCCTGCGCAAGGACGGCTTCACCTATCGAACGCTGCTGCCGGCTGAAGACATTGCGTGCGAGATCGCGGCCGCGGGATTTCAGATCATCTCGCAGGAGATCGCCGAGAATTCCTGGTGGGATCATCTGACGCTGCTGGCTATGCGGGAGTAA
- a CDS encoding DUF2147 domain-containing protein, whose amino-acid sequence MACKFGLVIAIIATALAAPAAHAQGAPEPVGVWQTQAGDARVKVTKCGGGICGVVVSLRDPIDPMTGKPQVDNKNSNPALASRPIIGLPLFSGMHPVAAGKWSGQIYNADDGGTYASSITVTGENTLRVEGCVGALCGGEIWTRVGR is encoded by the coding sequence ATGGCCTGCAAATTCGGACTGGTGATCGCCATCATCGCGACGGCGCTTGCCGCGCCCGCCGCGCATGCGCAGGGCGCGCCCGAGCCTGTCGGCGTCTGGCAGACCCAGGCCGGCGATGCCCGCGTCAAGGTCACGAAATGCGGTGGCGGGATCTGCGGCGTGGTGGTCAGCCTGCGTGATCCGATCGATCCCATGACCGGCAAGCCGCAGGTCGACAACAAGAATTCCAATCCGGCGCTGGCCAGCCGGCCGATCATCGGGCTGCCGCTGTTCTCCGGCATGCACCCGGTCGCGGCAGGCAAATGGTCGGGCCAGATCTACAATGCCGATGATGGCGGCACCTATGCCAGCAGCATCACGGTGACCGGCGAGAACACGCTGCGTGTCGAAGGCTGCGTCGGCGCACTGTGCGGCGGCGAGATCTGGACGCGGGTGGGACGATAG